The following proteins come from a genomic window of Chlamydiales bacterium:
- a CDS encoding UvrD-helicase domain-containing protein translates to MLKKKDFLNTLNPHQIQAVNHIEGPLLVLAGAGSGKTRVVIYRIAHLIQSGILSSEILAVTFTNKAASEMRERIYKFFPQFDPPLISTFHSLGTKILRESIHHLGYSQNFIIYDEEDVNKILKRCLKSSEISKETKTFRGLISHAKNTLQDPLDIDLSIYPDQIQKHFHNVYSLYQTHLKESNALDFDDLLYLTVYLLQNFPNILADYQQKWSHLLIDEYQDTNHAQYMIARLIVGEKCNIFVVGDPDQSIYSWRGANIENILNFERDYPGAKVICLEQNYRSTTNILDAANALIRHNNSRYEKRLWSPLGEGEKIALFIGSTEREEAEFVVNEIHHLHTLHQIPLNQIAIFYRTNFQSRLFEDFLLRQRTPYTIVGGISFYQRKEIKDLLTFLRMLISNQDLVSFERTINLPKRGFGSATIEKIHQGSVEQALPLFTYCVKLIQGEIENIRLSTKQLKSLNEYVSIILNLRHIKGTISLKQLVMETILQTHYLDFLQADKETFQDRKENTNELIAKAHEWELMNNSNDLDNFLEELSLKGSIDEADILQDKVNLMTLHNGKGLEFTVVFLVGMEEDLFPHINSSHSFETLEEERRLCYVGLTRAKSRLYLTATETRFLWGRHRMMRPSRFLKEIPKKYLERFH, encoded by the coding sequence ATGTTAAAGAAAAAAGATTTTCTAAATACACTCAATCCACATCAGATCCAAGCAGTCAATCATATTGAAGGTCCACTATTAGTTTTAGCTGGAGCAGGTTCAGGAAAAACACGTGTAGTCATTTATCGCATTGCTCATCTCATTCAATCAGGTATTCTTTCTTCTGAGATTCTAGCTGTAACTTTCACAAATAAAGCAGCTAGCGAGATGCGTGAAAGAATTTACAAATTTTTTCCTCAATTTGATCCTCCCCTCATCTCAACCTTTCATAGTCTTGGAACAAAAATCCTCCGCGAATCGATTCATCATTTAGGATACTCACAGAACTTTATAATATATGATGAAGAAGACGTGAATAAAATTCTCAAGCGATGCTTAAAATCTTCGGAAATCTCTAAAGAAACAAAAACATTTCGAGGGTTAATTTCCCATGCTAAAAATACCCTACAAGATCCTCTCGACATTGATCTTTCAATTTATCCGGATCAGATCCAAAAGCATTTTCATAATGTTTATTCTCTCTATCAAACCCATTTAAAAGAATCAAATGCTTTGGATTTTGATGATCTTCTCTATTTAACCGTCTATTTATTGCAAAATTTTCCTAATATTTTAGCTGACTATCAACAAAAATGGTCCCATCTTTTGATTGATGAATACCAAGATACTAACCATGCTCAATATATGATCGCTCGCTTAATTGTTGGAGAAAAATGCAATATTTTTGTTGTTGGAGATCCTGATCAATCGATTTATTCCTGGCGAGGAGCAAATATTGAGAATATTCTCAATTTTGAAAGGGATTATCCTGGGGCAAAAGTGATCTGTCTTGAGCAAAACTACCGTAGTACGACTAATATTTTAGATGCAGCTAATGCCTTGATTCGACATAACAATTCACGCTATGAGAAAAGATTATGGAGCCCATTAGGTGAAGGAGAAAAAATTGCACTTTTTATTGGTTCTACAGAAAGAGAAGAAGCTGAATTTGTTGTGAATGAAATTCATCATCTTCATACTCTCCATCAAATTCCATTAAATCAAATCGCAATTTTTTATCGCACAAATTTCCAATCCCGTCTATTTGAGGATTTTCTTTTGCGTCAACGCACTCCTTATACGATTGTAGGGGGCATTTCTTTTTATCAAAGAAAAGAGATTAAAGATCTCCTAACTTTTTTACGTATGTTAATTTCTAATCAGGATCTAGTCTCTTTTGAAAGAACAATTAATCTTCCCAAAAGAGGGTTCGGCTCTGCGACTATTGAAAAGATTCATCAAGGATCTGTGGAGCAAGCACTTCCTCTTTTTACTTATTGTGTCAAATTAATACAAGGAGAGATCGAAAATATCCGTTTATCAACAAAACAGCTGAAATCCCTTAATGAATATGTCTCTATTATCTTAAATTTACGTCATATCAAAGGAACGATTTCTTTAAAACAGCTTGTAATGGAAACCATTCTGCAAACTCATTATCTTGATTTTTTACAAGCAGATAAAGAAACTTTTCAAGATCGAAAAGAAAATACTAATGAACTGATTGCTAAAGCCCATGAATGGGAATTAATGAATAATTCAAATGATTTAGACAATTTTTTAGAAGAACTCTCATTAAAAGGCTCAATTGATGAGGCCGATATTCTTCAAGATAAAGTGAATTTGATGACTTTACATAATGGCAAGGGATTAGAGTTTACAGTTGTCTTTCTTGTAGGAATGGAAGAAGATCTATTTCCTCATATCAATTCTTCCCATTCCTTTGAAACTCTTGAAGAAGAGAGGCGTCTTTGTTATGTTGGTTTAACAAGAGCCAAGTCAAGGCTTTATCTTACAGCCACTGAAACTCGTTTTTTATGGGGTAGACATCGCATGATGCGTCCTAGTCGTTTTTTAAAAGAAATTCCAAAAAAATATCTAGAACGCTTTCATTGA
- a CDS encoding peroxiredoxin: MSLVGKEAPNFSAQGVVDKKMKDHLSLSSFRGKYVVLFFYPLDFTFVCPTELHAFQDKLGEFKDRKTQVIGCSVDSCFSHMVWLNTARSKGGIEGVQYPILSDINKSISRDYGVLKEDEGIAYRGLFLIDKEGIVRHQVVNDLPLGRSIDEVLRMIDALVFYEKHGEVCPANWKKGEKTMKATLEGLTRYFEG, encoded by the coding sequence ATGAGTTTAGTTGGAAAAGAAGCTCCTAATTTTTCTGCACAAGGTGTAGTAGATAAAAAAATGAAAGATCACCTTTCCCTATCTTCTTTTCGAGGAAAATATGTTGTCTTATTTTTTTATCCTTTAGATTTTACTTTTGTTTGTCCTACTGAATTGCATGCGTTTCAAGATAAATTAGGTGAATTTAAAGATAGAAAAACTCAAGTAATTGGCTGTTCAGTAGACAGTTGTTTTTCTCATATGGTTTGGCTAAATACTGCCCGTAGTAAAGGGGGAATTGAAGGAGTGCAATATCCAATCTTATCTGATATCAACAAATCTATTTCTCGAGATTATGGAGTACTTAAAGAAGATGAAGGCATTGCATATCGAGGTCTTTTCTTAATTGATAAAGAAGGCATTGTGCGTCATCAAGTGGTTAATGATCTTCCACTTGGTCGCTCAATAGATGAAGTGCTTCGTATGATTGATGCACTCGTTTTCTATGAAAAACATGGTGAAGTATGTCCGGCTAATTGGAAGAAGGGAGAAAAAACAATGAAGGCTACTCTTGAAGGTTTAACACGTTATTTTGAAGGTTAA
- a CDS encoding DUF1343 domain-containing protein, with product MRSMLKNLWVLLYCFSPFFLNANVKVGADLLFTHGTPSFLQGKRIGLITNQSAMNCAFKTTFHLIKEHAKNYQLVALFAPEHGFYGDAYADEKIEDQEIEGIPIYSLHGNHKRPTETMLSAIDVLIYDIQDIGSRSYTFLATLCYCMEAAAKQGILMVVLDRPNPMGGLVVDGPLVLEAWRSFFGYMNVPYCHGMTIGELAHFFNSEYKIGCHLIVIPMKGWQRGQTFAQTGLPWVPTSPQIPESDTPYYYPTTGLIGHCSIASIGIGYPLPFKLVGAPWVQAEKFASEMNKQALPGVYFQPYYFRPFYGKFEKENCQGVRIIITDPNCYLPFTTQCTIMGVIKNLYPTQFYKALNEMIASPSKREVFNKLIGSDLVLTILCEESYIIWKLREVCLKARQDFIPIRARYLNPAYH from the coding sequence ATGCGCTCTATGCTAAAAAATTTATGGGTTTTACTGTACTGTTTTTCCCCCTTTTTTTTGAATGCCAATGTCAAAGTAGGAGCTGATCTTCTCTTTACCCATGGAACGCCATCTTTTTTGCAAGGCAAACGCATAGGTCTGATTACTAATCAATCAGCCATGAACTGTGCTTTCAAAACTACTTTTCATTTAATTAAGGAGCATGCAAAAAATTATCAACTTGTTGCTCTTTTTGCACCAGAACATGGTTTTTATGGGGATGCCTACGCTGATGAAAAAATAGAAGATCAAGAAATTGAAGGGATTCCTATCTATAGTCTTCATGGAAACCACAAACGCCCTACGGAGACCATGCTTTCAGCAATCGATGTGCTGATTTATGACATTCAAGATATTGGATCTCGCTCCTATACCTTTCTAGCTACTCTTTGCTACTGCATGGAAGCAGCTGCAAAGCAAGGAATTTTAATGGTAGTTCTTGATCGTCCTAATCCAATGGGAGGGCTTGTTGTGGATGGACCTCTCGTCTTAGAGGCTTGGCGTTCTTTTTTTGGCTATATGAATGTTCCTTATTGTCACGGCATGACGATAGGAGAGTTAGCACATTTTTTTAATAGTGAGTATAAAATCGGTTGTCATTTAATTGTCATCCCGATGAAAGGATGGCAAAGAGGCCAGACTTTTGCTCAAACTGGTCTTCCTTGGGTTCCAACAAGTCCTCAAATTCCTGAATCTGATACCCCTTATTATTATCCTACCACCGGATTAATTGGTCATTGTTCTATTGCGAGTATTGGGATTGGATATCCTCTCCCCTTTAAATTAGTTGGTGCCCCATGGGTTCAAGCGGAGAAATTTGCCTCAGAAATGAATAAACAAGCCCTACCTGGAGTCTATTTTCAACCTTATTATTTTCGTCCCTTTTATGGAAAATTTGAAAAAGAAAATTGTCAAGGTGTTCGCATCATCATCACCGATCCAAATTGTTATCTCCCTTTCACTACTCAGTGCACAATTATGGGAGTAATCAAAAATCTCTATCCTACTCAATTCTATAAGGCTCTTAATGAGATGATTGCTTCGCCTAGTAAAAGAGAGGTCTTTAATAAACTGATTGGTTCAGATCTAGTGCTGACTATTCTTTGTGAGGAATCTTATATTATTTGGAAACTAAGAGAAGTTTGTCTAAAAGCACGTCAAGATTTCATCCCAATACGAGCTCGATATCTTAACCCTGCTTATCATTAA
- a CDS encoding co-chaperone GroES, with product MSKIKPLNNRILIKRSKAPKRKGGILLPDTAQEKPKEGQVVAVGAGKRDEEGNLQPLTVKVGECILFSSFAGTEVKNADLEDEYLILSEDDVLGVLV from the coding sequence ATGAGTAAGATTAAACCTCTTAACAATCGTATTTTGATAAAACGCTCGAAAGCGCCAAAGAGAAAAGGAGGAATTCTACTACCCGATACAGCTCAAGAAAAACCTAAAGAAGGCCAAGTTGTTGCTGTGGGAGCGGGAAAAAGAGATGAAGAAGGAAACCTACAACCTTTAACTGTGAAAGTCGGTGAATGTATCCTCTTTTCTTCATTTGCAGGAACTGAAGTTAAGAACGCCGATTTAGAAGATGAATATCTTATTCTGTCTGAAGATGATGTTTTGGGCGTATTGGTTTAA
- the eno gene encoding phosphopyruvate hydratase, translating into MFNSKIIAIHAIEILDSRGIPTLQVSLTTDREIMATVSIPSGASKGKYEAVEMRDTHRKRYFGKGVLKAVEHVNKKIAPCLIGKNVFDQIAIDQLMCTKDGTKNKSQLGANAILGISLAIAKAASKSLGLPLYRYLGGPFAHLLPCPMINIINGGMHADNCLEYQEFMIRPIAARDFSEGVQWGAEIFHTLKEILQAKGMATAVGDEGGFAPHLSSNQEALSLIIEAIQKAGYIPGEQITLAIDCAASHFYKNGRYNGRSIKEQVEELIHLCHCFPIDSIEDGMAENDWKGWKLLTEKLGKQIQLVGDDLFVTNTDFFRKGIREGIANAILIKMNQIGTLTETIECIQLARLNGYRTILSHRSGETEDTTISDLAVATASGQIKIGSLSRAERTAKYNRLITIEKELGNQSVYKDLNQYHSII; encoded by the coding sequence ATGTTTAATTCTAAAATCATAGCCATTCATGCGATTGAGATTTTAGACTCTCGAGGCATTCCCACTTTACAGGTCTCTTTAACCACTGATAGAGAGATCATGGCAACTGTATCTATTCCATCAGGAGCTTCTAAAGGAAAATACGAAGCAGTAGAAATGAGAGATACGCATCGAAAACGCTACTTTGGCAAGGGAGTCTTGAAAGCTGTAGAGCATGTCAATAAAAAGATTGCTCCTTGTTTAATTGGGAAAAACGTCTTTGATCAAATTGCTATTGATCAACTTATGTGTACAAAGGATGGCACTAAAAACAAATCACAATTAGGAGCTAATGCGATCTTAGGCATCTCTTTAGCAATTGCAAAAGCTGCTTCTAAAAGTTTAGGCCTGCCTCTTTATCGTTATCTTGGAGGTCCGTTTGCTCATCTTTTGCCTTGTCCCATGATCAATATTATCAATGGAGGAATGCATGCTGATAATTGTCTTGAATATCAAGAGTTTATGATTCGACCTATAGCTGCTCGAGATTTCTCTGAAGGTGTACAATGGGGTGCAGAGATTTTTCATACCCTTAAAGAAATTTTACAAGCCAAAGGCATGGCTACAGCTGTCGGTGATGAAGGAGGATTTGCCCCTCATCTCTCTTCTAATCAAGAAGCATTGAGTCTAATCATAGAAGCCATTCAGAAAGCTGGTTATATACCGGGTGAGCAAATTACACTAGCTATTGATTGTGCTGCCTCCCATTTTTATAAAAATGGAAGATACAATGGACGTTCTATCAAAGAACAAGTCGAAGAATTAATTCATTTATGTCACTGTTTTCCTATTGATTCCATTGAAGATGGGATGGCTGAAAATGATTGGAAGGGATGGAAATTACTGACAGAAAAGTTAGGGAAACAGATTCAACTTGTTGGAGATGATCTTTTTGTCACAAACACAGATTTTTTTAGAAAAGGCATACGAGAAGGTATTGCAAATGCCATTTTGATCAAAATGAATCAAATTGGCACTCTAACTGAAACAATAGAATGTATCCAACTTGCTCGATTGAATGGGTATAGAACGATTCTATCTCATCGATCTGGAGAAACAGAAGATACAACGATTAGTGATCTAGCTGTTGCTACAGCTTCAGGACAAATTAAAATTGGCTCTCTCTCTCGTGCAGAACGCACTGCAAAATATAACCGACTGATAACTATAGAAAAAGAACTCGGTAATCAATCAGTTTATAAAGATTTAAACCAATATCACTCAATTATCTGA
- the rpoN gene encoding RNA polymerase factor sigma-54, giving the protein MRRIEQATSQNVQQIQRLILSPQMQQALHLLQLPILELNTAIEEEVVNNPLLEKEEGFCSDIRGRETKNTHNREDLHHFIENTVAYEESLYEHLMAQAREVFTEDSQRERAEWLIGNFNSDGFLTSSLEEVATLGSYEIKDLIPILLILKTFHPYGVGAKNCQEALLLQLDAAGKKGTMAFQIIENHFDDLIHNKIPNIAKAFSCSPKEIRKIIIEEISKLDLHPGTNSPAGHYRQLSHNITPDLFIKHLEGNLLVEVNDQNLSNLKLNHFYLDMLNDPSVSNATRDYIYEKISSGKWLMRNLYERNKTLHRIGEELLRSQQAFLLAPKGELIPMTMKELAEKLDLHPSTIARAVSQKYVSCPRGIFPLRTFFTHTYITDHGDNISSQVIKETLIQMIDKENKHTPLSDESIAKMIQKQGIPCARRTIAKYRHELKIGNTAQRRIH; this is encoded by the coding sequence ATGAGGCGGATAGAACAAGCCACATCTCAAAATGTGCAGCAAATTCAGCGGCTGATTTTATCTCCACAAATGCAACAAGCCCTTCATCTTCTTCAACTACCTATATTAGAATTAAATACAGCCATCGAAGAAGAGGTCGTAAATAATCCTCTATTGGAAAAAGAAGAAGGATTTTGTTCTGATATTCGTGGCAGAGAAACAAAAAACACCCATAATAGAGAGGATTTGCATCATTTCATCGAAAACACTGTTGCCTATGAAGAATCACTCTACGAACACCTTATGGCTCAAGCTCGAGAGGTTTTTACAGAAGATTCGCAAAGAGAGAGGGCTGAATGGTTGATTGGAAACTTTAATTCTGATGGATTTCTGACTTCTTCCCTCGAGGAGGTCGCTACTTTAGGAAGTTATGAAATCAAAGATTTAATACCGATCTTGTTAATATTAAAGACATTTCATCCTTATGGAGTCGGAGCAAAAAATTGTCAAGAAGCATTGCTGCTTCAACTCGATGCAGCTGGAAAAAAAGGAACGATGGCTTTCCAGATCATTGAAAATCATTTTGATGATCTCATTCATAACAAAATACCCAATATCGCTAAGGCATTTTCTTGTTCTCCTAAAGAGATACGTAAAATAATCATAGAAGAAATTTCAAAACTCGATCTACATCCTGGAACTAATTCACCAGCTGGACATTATCGTCAGTTGAGTCACAACATTACTCCTGATTTATTTATCAAACATTTAGAGGGAAATTTGTTAGTAGAAGTCAATGATCAAAATCTATCCAATCTAAAACTCAACCATTTTTATTTAGATATGTTGAATGATCCTTCTGTCTCTAATGCAACACGAGATTATATTTATGAAAAAATCTCCTCAGGAAAATGGCTAATGCGCAATTTATACGAGCGCAATAAGACACTTCATCGGATCGGTGAAGAATTACTTCGATCTCAACAAGCTTTTCTTCTCGCACCCAAAGGGGAACTAATCCCAATGACGATGAAAGAATTAGCAGAGAAATTAGATTTGCACCCCTCTACAATTGCACGTGCAGTCTCACAAAAATATGTGAGCTGTCCGCGTGGGATCTTCCCTTTGCGTACATTTTTTACACATACTTACATCACAGATCATGGAGACAACATCTCTTCACAAGTTATCAAAGAAACCTTAATACAGATGATTGATAAAGAAAATAAACACACACCTCTTTCAGATGAGAGCATTGCCAAAATGATTCAAAAGCAAGGGATTCCTTGTGCTCGACGCACGATTGCTAAATATCGACATGAACTCAAAATTGGCAATACTGCTCAGCGTAGAATTCATTAA
- the groL gene encoding chaperonin GroEL (60 kDa chaperone family; promotes refolding of misfolded polypeptides especially under stressful conditions; forms two stacked rings of heptamers to form a barrel-shaped 14mer; ends can be capped by GroES; misfolded proteins enter the barrel where they are refolded when GroES binds): MMAKMFQFKHSALKSIQEGISKLAKAVIVTLGPKGRNVVIKKSFGAPLSTKDGVTVAKEIVLKDKFENMGAQLVKEVASKTSDEAGDGTTTAIVLAQAIYSAGIKNVIAGCNPMSLKLGIDKAVQKLTEALSKLSKEIKDHEEVKQIATISANNDHDIGAIIAEAMQKVGKDGIITVDEAKGIKTFLDVVEGMQFDKGFLSPYFITNPKNMSVELEKAHILLVDKKISSAKELVPILEKTMEHGPKPLLIIAEDIDSEALATLVVNKLKGGLPICAVKAPAFGDRRKAVLEDMACLTGATVVSEDIGLKLEDVDPNVLGQAKMVKITKENTTIIDGMGDISRLKGREAQIRHEIKHTTSDYDREKLEERLATLVGGVAVIKVGALTETEMKEKKARVEDALHATRAAVAEGIVPGGGVALLKAIKSLDSLKLVGDEAVGVKIIYEAAFAPATAIGKNCGKQGNLIAEKIFESKEESWGYNGLTDKFENLVEAGVIDPVMVTKSALRYAASVAGLLLTTTVMITDVPKPKENTPTPPMGGGMGGMGGMGGMDMMGGMGGMM, from the coding sequence ATTATGGCTAAAATGTTTCAATTTAAACACAGCGCTCTGAAATCAATTCAAGAGGGCATTTCTAAGTTAGCTAAAGCTGTCATTGTCACTTTAGGTCCAAAAGGACGTAATGTTGTTATTAAAAAAAGCTTTGGAGCGCCTCTCTCAACAAAAGATGGAGTGACTGTTGCAAAGGAAATTGTCTTAAAAGATAAGTTTGAGAATATGGGAGCACAGTTGGTTAAAGAAGTGGCCTCAAAAACATCTGACGAAGCAGGAGATGGCACAACAACAGCAATTGTTCTAGCTCAAGCCATTTACTCGGCTGGTATAAAAAATGTGATTGCAGGATGTAATCCAATGAGCCTTAAACTCGGCATTGATAAAGCAGTGCAAAAACTCACAGAGGCTCTTTCTAAACTCTCAAAAGAAATAAAAGATCATGAAGAAGTGAAACAAATCGCGACGATTTCCGCGAATAATGATCATGATATCGGTGCGATTATTGCTGAGGCAATGCAAAAAGTAGGAAAAGATGGGATTATTACTGTTGATGAGGCAAAAGGCATTAAGACTTTTCTTGATGTAGTAGAAGGAATGCAGTTTGATAAAGGATTTCTTTCTCCTTATTTCATTACTAATCCTAAAAATATGAGTGTTGAATTAGAAAAGGCACATATTTTGTTGGTTGATAAGAAAATTTCTTCAGCTAAAGAATTAGTTCCTATTCTTGAAAAAACTATGGAACATGGACCAAAACCTTTATTGATTATCGCAGAAGATATAGATTCTGAAGCGCTTGCCACTTTAGTCGTGAACAAATTAAAAGGAGGTCTGCCTATTTGTGCAGTCAAAGCTCCAGCTTTTGGAGATCGACGCAAAGCTGTTCTAGAGGATATGGCTTGCTTAACTGGTGCAACTGTAGTTTCAGAAGATATTGGCCTTAAGCTAGAAGATGTAGATCCTAATGTTCTTGGACAAGCTAAAATGGTCAAGATTACAAAAGAGAACACAACAATTATTGATGGTATGGGTGATATCAGTCGTTTAAAAGGGCGAGAAGCTCAAATTAGACATGAGATCAAACACACTACATCTGATTATGATCGTGAAAAGCTTGAAGAACGTTTAGCCACACTAGTTGGAGGAGTAGCTGTCATTAAAGTCGGGGCACTCACTGAAACTGAAATGAAAGAAAAAAAGGCAAGAGTTGAAGATGCACTTCATGCAACACGTGCTGCTGTTGCTGAAGGGATTGTTCCAGGAGGTGGAGTCGCATTGCTTAAGGCGATAAAATCTTTAGATTCATTAAAACTTGTTGGAGATGAAGCAGTTGGTGTAAAAATTATTTATGAAGCGGCTTTTGCTCCTGCAACTGCGATTGGAAAAAATTGTGGCAAACAAGGAAATCTCATTGCTGAGAAAATTTTTGAAAGTAAAGAAGAAAGCTGGGGCTACAATGGACTCACTGATAAGTTTGAAAATCTTGTAGAAGCAGGAGTTATTGATCCTGTCATGGTAACGAAGTCAGCGCTTCGCTATGCTGCATCAGTTGCGGGTTTGTTATTAACAACCACAGTTATGATTACTGATGTTCCTAAACCAAAAGAAAATACTCCGACTCCTCCAATGGGTGGCGGCATGGGCGGCATGGGCGGCATGGGAGGTATGGATATGATGGGCGGCATGGGCGGCATGATGTAA
- a CDS encoding zinc ribbon domain-containing protein yields the protein MPTYDYQCQNCDHALEIFQKINDPLLKKCPVCHQETLQRGIGGGTSILRFIGEGFYVNESKCQTEKKCGSGGDCQGSCHD from the coding sequence ATGCCAACTTATGATTATCAATGTCAAAATTGTGACCATGCTTTGGAAATTTTTCAGAAAATTAATGATCCTCTATTAAAAAAATGTCCAGTTTGTCATCAAGAAACACTGCAACGTGGAATTGGTGGTGGGACATCTATTCTCCGTTTTATTGGAGAGGGATTTTATGTGAATGAATCTAAGTGCCAAACAGAAAAAAAATGTGGTTCAGGAGGAGATTGTCAAGGATCTTGTCATGATTAA